In the Aliarcobacter cryaerophilus genome, one interval contains:
- a CDS encoding diguanylate cyclase, whose product MKNFLSQLNDIEYNEAISNQLDTPEKLIQLLLKRVHPKNVEVIIDILKQAITPSISSDLNNIADVLFEQLKKNPKDIFEKSVQIQIEKLIFERFEKDKKLVIQKTEDISKLVVLMEEYFNEAIFSSGNGSKKVLNIKEKIQAINLTNGGIEVLSKLQNELVVAASSIEQEINSVTNKLENGKSKIEELEEKINSLENELNKTKQENRKDFLTQVLTRKAFNEEMVKVENSYSRLKTQYAVIFFDIDHFKKVNDTYGHECGDVVLSTFGKILEKSIRDIDLVARYGGEEFIAIIHFNLDRELLMLLKRIKSIVTENSFIYQDKKLKITFSAGVTIRNKYPTYDIALQKADSLLYKAKDSGRNKILLDNGIEI is encoded by the coding sequence ATGAAAAATTTTTTAAGTCAATTAAATGATATTGAATATAATGAAGCAATTTCAAATCAATTAGATACTCCTGAAAAACTAATACAGCTTCTGCTAAAAAGAGTTCATCCAAAAAATGTTGAAGTTATAATTGATATTTTAAAACAAGCTATTACTCCATCTATTAGCTCTGATTTAAACAATATTGCTGATGTTTTATTTGAACAACTTAAAAAAAATCCAAAAGATATTTTTGAAAAATCAGTACAGATACAAATAGAAAAATTAATATTTGAGAGATTTGAAAAAGATAAAAAATTAGTTATTCAAAAAACAGAAGATATATCAAAACTTGTTGTACTTATGGAAGAGTATTTCAATGAAGCTATTTTTAGTAGCGGAAATGGTTCTAAAAAAGTTTTAAATATAAAAGAGAAAATCCAAGCAATTAATCTAACAAATGGTGGAATCGAAGTTTTAAGCAAACTACAAAATGAACTTGTTGTTGCTGCTTCTTCTATTGAGCAAGAGATAAATAGTGTTACAAATAAACTAGAAAATGGAAAATCTAAAATAGAAGAGTTAGAAGAAAAAATAAATAGTTTAGAAAATGAATTAAATAAAACAAAACAAGAAAATAGAAAAGATTTTTTAACTCAAGTTCTTACAAGAAAAGCATTTAATGAAGAGATGGTAAAAGTTGAAAACTCTTACAGTAGATTAAAAACTCAATATGCAGTAATATTTTTTGATATAGACCATTTTAAAAAAGTAAATGATACTTATGGTCATGAGTGTGGAGATGTAGTTCTTTCAACTTTTGGAAAAATTTTAGAGAAAAGTATTAGAGATATAGATTTAGTAGCAAGGTATGGTGGAGAAGAGTTTATTGCTATTATACATTTTAATCTGGATAGAGAGCTATTAATGTTATTAAAAAGAATAAAATCAATAGTTACAGAAAATAGCTTTATTTATCAAGATAAAAAACTAAAAATCACTTTTAGCGCTGGAGTTACAATAAGAAATAAATATCCTACTTATGATATTGCTCTTCAAAAAGCAGACTCTTTATTATACAAAGCCAAAGATAGTGGAAGAAATAAAATTTTGTTAGATAATGGAATTGAGATTTAG
- a CDS encoding bactofilin family protein yields the protein MSCNLYIDGYFEGNINSEQEINIGKNGKIKGEITALRVIVQGLAEGSINATRVDIKPDGKVTGSIESEEFVIEAKGIFEGNSLVKTSLSEKLKEKKEDFIEKEDIQ from the coding sequence TTGTCTTGTAATTTATATATTGATGGTTACTTTGAAGGAAATATAAACTCAGAACAAGAGATAAATATTGGAAAGAATGGAAAAATAAAAGGAGAGATAACTGCTTTAAGAGTTATTGTTCAAGGCTTAGCAGAAGGCTCAATAAATGCAACAAGAGTAGATATAAAACCAGATGGAAAAGTTACAGGCTCAATTGAATCAGAAGAGTTTGTAATTGAAGCAAAAGGTATATTTGAAGGAAATAGTCTTGTAAAGACAAGTTTAAGCGAAAAATTAAAAGAGAAAAAAGAAGATTTTATTGAAAAAGAAGATATACAATAA
- a CDS encoding tautomerase family protein, which translates to MPVINVKMTHEDGGATVEQKEELVKGINELFSKIFNRSSSNAIVLIEEISTDNYFIGGKSVTKIRKEK; encoded by the coding sequence ATGCCAGTAATAAATGTAAAAATGACTCATGAGGATGGCGGAGCAACAGTTGAGCAAAAAGAGGAGTTAGTAAAAGGTATAAATGAACTTTTTAGCAAGATATTTAATCGTTCTAGCTCAAATGCAATAGTTTTAATAGAAGAGATTAGTACAGATAACTACTTTATTGGTGGAAAATCAGTTACAAAAATAAGAAAAGAGAAGTAG